Proteins encoded together in one Miscanthus floridulus cultivar M001 chromosome 16, ASM1932011v1, whole genome shotgun sequence window:
- the LOC136510504 gene encoding uncharacterized protein, which yields MRLTKVLMEGRSGVNLFYVKTYDAIGLLRATIWPSNALFHLVVPGIQAIPLEQVNLHVMFGSRANFHTEMLTFDIADFPGSYHVILGWPCYAKFMAIPNYTYLKIKIPGPCGIITMGGNIR from the coding sequence ATGCGACTGACCAAGGTGCTCATGGAGGGCAGGAGTGGTGTTAACCTCTTCTACGTCAAGACATATGATGCCATAGGCTTATTGCGAGCAACGATTTGGCCATCCAACGCCCTGTTCCATCTAGTCGTACCGGGCATTCAAGCCATCCCCCTCGAGCAAGTCAATTTGCACGTCATGTTCGGGAGCCGTGCCAACTTCCACACAGAGATGCTCACCTTTGATATAGCGGACTTCCCTGGGTCTTATCATGTGATACTGGgctggccatgctacgccaagttcatggccatccccaactacacgtacctcaagaTCAAGATCCCAGGGCCATGCGGAATCATCACCATGGGTGGCAACATCCGCTAG